A window of the Bacillota bacterium genome harbors these coding sequences:
- a CDS encoding FAD-binding oxidoreductase, whose protein sequence is MNSADLIITGAGVIGLSIAYNLAVNKKGLKITVIEQERLPGMGSTAQCTGGIRHQFTSKLNAQLTKLSMPYFRKFNSQMDTPIFLRQRGYLFCTGQDKRLAEFETMLKATKDLDIPAQFFVPEQLQQMYNFLNTEDIKGATYCPVDAYADPGNVVQGYYKQAVRQGVEVRLGETVEEILVRGGRVAGVKTNKGEFSAPVVVNAAGPGFNRLASLAGLEVPSRPFRRQVYVCASMENIPRQSPLVVDADTGFYMHVEKNGTLLLGGTDKDTAPGTSTAVDWSCLDNFIEAAVNRIPVLDQAELMRAYVGIRSLTPDYHGILGESKGLPGFFLAGGFGGQGFMHAPAVGLIAAQLIVDGKCGLVDTSKLSPDRFETNSLNTEEAVF, encoded by the coding sequence ATGAACAGTGCAGATTTAATCATTACCGGTGCCGGTGTTATCGGCCTCAGTATAGCCTATAACCTGGCTGTCAATAAAAAAGGCTTAAAGATAACGGTTATTGAGCAAGAGAGACTTCCAGGCATGGGATCCACAGCGCAGTGTACGGGCGGAATCAGGCACCAGTTTACCAGCAAACTAAACGCTCAGCTGACTAAACTAAGCATGCCTTATTTTCGAAAATTCAACTCCCAAATGGACACACCTATCTTCCTAAGGCAGCGTGGTTACTTATTTTGTACCGGGCAGGACAAACGCCTGGCAGAATTTGAGACCATGTTGAAGGCCACAAAGGATCTGGACATTCCGGCCCAATTCTTTGTTCCGGAACAGCTGCAGCAAATGTACAACTTTTTAAATACAGAGGACATCAAGGGAGCAACTTACTGCCCGGTGGACGCTTACGCCGACCCGGGAAATGTAGTACAAGGTTATTACAAACAGGCTGTAAGACAGGGGGTGGAAGTAAGGCTGGGTGAGACGGTGGAAGAGATATTGGTCCGAGGAGGCCGTGTGGCAGGAGTTAAAACAAATAAGGGAGAATTTTCCGCCCCGGTGGTGGTGAATGCTGCAGGCCCTGGGTTTAACCGGTTAGCTTCTCTGGCCGGCCTCGAAGTGCCTTCCAGGCCATTTCGCCGGCAGGTGTACGTCTGTGCTTCCATGGAGAATATCCCACGGCAGAGCCCACTGGTGGTGGACGCGGATACAGGTTTTTATATGCACGTGGAAAAAAACGGCACCCTGCTACTAGGCGGCACTGATAAGGATACCGCTCCCGGCACCAGTACCGCGGTGGACTGGTCTTGCCTGGATAATTTTATTGAGGCGGCAGTAAACAGGATTCCGGTCCTTGATCAGGCTGAACTTATGCGGGCCTATGTTGGAATAAGATCCTTAACTCCAGATTACCACGGCATACTGGGTGAGAGTAAAGGTTTGCCCGGGTTTTTCCTGGCCGGTGGTTTCGGAGGACAGGGCTTTATGCACGCCCCGGCAGTGGGACTTATAGCGGCGCAGCTTATCGTTGACGGGAAATGTGGGCTTGTGGATACGTCAAAGCTTTCACCGGACAGGTTTGAGACAAACAGCCTTAATACAGAAGAGGCGGTTTTTTAG
- a CDS encoding DAK2 domain-containing protein has protein sequence MKIYSFDGEDLKMMLVGSVNLLAKSKAEIDALNVFPVPDGDTGTNMYLTLLAGVKEARQVEGAGIGGVAEAAARGCLYGARGNSGVILSQIIKGFADALSGQACAGAEDVARAFRMASDAAFQAVADPVEGTILTVCREIAAAFENLAQRYSDLVRITVHAYKQAQAALDRTPEQLLILKQSGVVDAGGQGLVTILHGIIRALKDAAAQQDIELFDLAASQQKEFVETRAKDYAAELKYTYCTEFIIVGNQIPMGILREELDPYGDCLLVVGDDSAAKVHIHSNHPGLVMECGLKYGALQNVKISNMEEQSQEMRSGPKKNDSEVGVVAVAMGEGLATILQSMGVDIVISGGQTMNPSSEDILEAVNDLPFTNIIVLPNNKNIIMAAEQAAKMADKPVAVIPTESIPQGIAALLSLNPMESLKENQERMHSSYCDVLTGEITSAVRDSMADGLEVKEGQFIGLADGRLAVCGSELAAVTGELIGLMAEEEGSLVTLFFGADVSSGKADGILEALEEQYPDIDFELYYGGQPLYHFLISVD, from the coding sequence ATGAAAATTTATTCTTTTGACGGAGAGGACCTCAAGATGATGCTGGTGGGAAGTGTTAACCTGCTGGCCAAGTCTAAGGCTGAAATAGATGCTCTAAATGTTTTTCCGGTACCCGACGGTGACACCGGTACCAATATGTACCTAACCCTTTTGGCAGGTGTAAAAGAAGCCCGGCAAGTGGAAGGTGCAGGCATAGGGGGAGTAGCTGAGGCCGCGGCCCGAGGCTGTTTGTACGGAGCCCGCGGAAATTCAGGCGTTATATTGTCGCAAATAATAAAAGGATTTGCCGATGCTCTTAGTGGACAGGCCTGTGCCGGTGCCGAAGATGTGGCCAGGGCCTTCCGCATGGCTTCCGATGCAGCATTCCAAGCTGTTGCCGACCCGGTAGAAGGGACCATATTGACTGTCTGCCGGGAAATAGCTGCTGCCTTTGAGAACCTGGCCCAGCGTTATTCCGATCTGGTCAGGATTACAGTACACGCGTACAAGCAGGCGCAGGCAGCACTGGATAGAACGCCGGAACAACTACTGATTTTAAAACAGTCTGGAGTTGTAGATGCCGGGGGGCAGGGGCTGGTAACTATCTTGCATGGAATAATCCGTGCGTTAAAGGATGCTGCCGCCCAGCAGGACATTGAACTGTTTGACCTGGCTGCCAGCCAGCAAAAGGAATTTGTGGAGACCAGGGCCAAAGATTATGCTGCGGAACTGAAATATACATATTGTACGGAATTTATCATAGTTGGTAACCAAATCCCCATGGGAATTTTACGCGAAGAACTGGATCCCTACGGCGATTGCTTATTGGTAGTGGGTGATGACAGCGCCGCTAAGGTACATATTCATTCCAACCACCCCGGACTAGTGATGGAATGTGGCTTAAAATACGGAGCGCTGCAAAACGTAAAGATCAGTAACATGGAAGAGCAAAGCCAGGAAATGCGGTCCGGACCGAAAAAAAACGATTCGGAAGTGGGTGTGGTGGCGGTAGCCATGGGAGAAGGTTTAGCCACAATCCTGCAGAGCATGGGGGTAGATATCGTAATCAGTGGCGGCCAAACTATGAATCCCAGCTCGGAGGACATTCTGGAAGCTGTTAATGATCTTCCATTTACTAATATTATTGTATTGCCCAACAATAAAAATATAATCATGGCCGCAGAGCAGGCTGCAAAGATGGCTGATAAGCCGGTGGCGGTTATTCCAACAGAAAGTATCCCCCAGGGGATTGCTGCTCTGCTGAGTCTTAACCCCATGGAGAGCTTGAAAGAGAATCAAGAGAGGATGCACTCCTCCTATTGTGACGTTCTAACAGGGGAAATCACCAGTGCGGTGCGCGACAGCATGGCTGACGGGCTGGAAGTTAAAGAGGGACAATTTATCGGACTGGCCGACGGGCGGCTTGCTGTGTGCGGTAGCGAGCTCGCCGCGGTGACAGGCGAATTAATTGGCCTTATGGCAGAGGAAGAAGGCAGCCTGGTTACTCTCTTTTTCGGCGCGGACGTTAGCAGTGGTAAAGCGGACGGTATACTGGAGGCGCTGGAAGAACAATATCCTGATATTGATTTTGAGCTTTATTACGGGGGACAGCCCCTTTATCATTTCTTAATTTCGGTAGACTGA